The sequence below is a genomic window from Coleofasciculus sp. FACHB-T130.
CCTGTTCGGATTTATTCTCAATTAATTTATCTGCCAAATTGCCAGCGCCATGAAGAATTCCGGAGATCGCTCCGAAACGCTGGACGGCATCTGCTAGTTTTTCCTTTAAAGCGATCGCATCGGTAATGTCTGCGCTGAGATATTCTGCTTTCCCACCCGCTTGCTCGATGGCTTCCAGCGTTTGGGCGATTTCTCGTTGGGCTAAAATCGCCTTCAGTGTCTTTTGAACTTTAATTGGGGTGGGTTTCTCTCCTCGTGCAGTAATATCTGCCATAATCCGCTTTTTCAAATCAAATTCATCAACACTGCCTTTTGCCCATGCTGGCTCCGGATTGATGCTTGAGCGACCGAGGAGGATGAATTTGCATTGGTAGCGTTGCGCTAGCTTGATGACACACTGGGAAGTAATCCCGCGTCCACCCCCGCTGACGAGAAACACAGAGGATGGAGTAATTTGATTTTTTGTGGGGTGAGCTTTCTTCGTAACCCTACACAGCTCGCAAACCAGGGTGGTTCTACCCTGGAAACTGTACCCGACCTCGGTAATCAACCGATTGGGGTCGTGAAGTTCCGCGACGATTGATTGGGCGACAAATTCTTCATCGAAAGCGGGACTCAAATCGATGGCGCGACAAAACACCCGTTCCCATTCCAGGTTGAGGGTTTTTGTCAAGCCGAACAGCCCGCCACCGATGGCGCTAAACTCTGTTTTGCGACTTAAACCGAATTGCCCATCCAGGCGGCTCACGGTGAGGAAACAACTGCGTCCTTGACGTGCTGCTTCATTCAGTGATTTTTTGAGGTGCTTAGCAATCAGAAAGATATGCTTGAGGATAGCTTTTTCCGATTCCTGCCCAAGACTTTCTTGAAGCGAGGGATGCAGATGAACAAACGCGCCAATGGAGCCGTAGTTTTGCGCGATCGCCATTAGTTGTTGTTTCAAATGCTCCTCGCTCAAATCTGCCAGCACCACACGGCTTATTCCTCCCGGTAACGGTAGCCGTTGGGCAATAACAGATTCGGGGAAACTTAATACAACCACTTTCCACCCTCGGTCTGAAAGAGACTTGACCAATCTGATACTGGCAGGGCTACCGTCATCGGTCAGCAAACAAATGTGATGGTCGGGCAAGGTGAAATCCACATAATCTGCCTCACTCAGAGGTTGGAGCCTCGCCCGACCGCGTTGAATCTTGTGCTCAGCTTCAGCTTCAGCTTCAGTTTCAACTTCAACTTGCTGCAATTCTGGGGTTAAGTTTTTTTTTCAGCCACCCGCGATTCCTGGCTCATATATTCAACAATTTGAGCAAGGGTGCGGAGTTCGGCTAACTGTTCTGGATTCACCGGCGGCAAATCAGGGAATAACTCCTGCATTGCTCCCAAGATTTCCACCCGCTTGATCGAGTCAATCCCCAAATCTGCTTCCATATCCATCGAAAGCTCTAGCATTTCCGTGGGGTAGCCAGTCTTCTCACTGACTACTTCTAACAGGGATTGGATTAGAGCATTCGCCTTCTCCTGGGAGACAAATCCGTTTTCTGCCTTCGCTGAAACTGCTGCCGCTGGAGCAGAAACCTCGACCTCTGTTGATGGCGCTTTGTTGCCCATATATTCAACAATTTGAGCGAGGGTGCGGAGTTCGGCGAGCTGTTCTGGATTTACTGGCGGCAAATCAGGGAATAACTCCTGCATGGCTCCCAAGATTTCCACCCGCTTAATCGAGTCAATCCCCAAATCCGCTTCCATATCCATCGAAAGCTCTAGCATTTCCGTGGGGTAGCCAGTCTTCTCACTGACCACTTCTAACAGGGATTCGATCAGGGGGGTCAAATCTACCGATGGCGCTGTTACAGATGGGCTAGAGGTTGTTTCGATGACCGATGGCGCAACTTCTACCTGCTCTGCTTGAGCGATTTGATTTTGCAGACTTGCCTCTACTTGGAGAGCCTGGGCTGGCTGCGAACCATTGCTGGAAACAGGTTGGGATACTGGCACCGAGGCAAGGACGGCATCTGGCACAGGCATCGGCACGACAGCCGGGGTAGTGGGGGCAACAACCGAGTACTGTAGTTTGTCAGAGATTCCTTGTCCGTTTTGCCCTTGTTCCAAGTTCCGAACGGGCGCTAGTGACGCCTGACCATTCACAACTGACCCATTGGCACCGTTACCAGCACCCAAAAGGGAATAATGTTGCTGCATGAGCTGGAAAAATCTTTGGGAATATTCCAACTGATTTTTCAGGTATTGTTCGTGAACTTGCTGGCTGGCAGCTTGATGTTCGTGAAAGCGCATCATGTTGCGCTCTAAACTTTCTAGAAGACCCTGATTATTTACAGAAGATTGTGGCATGGGTTGCGCCTCTGATTTGGTTGCGGGTGGAACTGGTATCGGCTCTGGCATTTTGACTTGGGGAATTACGGGTACGGGAATTACGGGTTTAGGGCTAGGGATTGGGGCGATGTGTGGTGTTGGTTTCGGGGCTAAAGATTTCTTCGGCTCCTGTGTCAATTTCCCATTCCTGTTTTCCCTTTCTGGATTTCCCTTGATTTGGTGTCCGTTTTGCAAAGCTTGTTCAAAAGCAGCTTTGGTTTTTTCACTGACATAGTTAGCGCCGTTTAAAGGCACATTCAATCTCTTCTTTTGCTGAGAATTGGATGCTTTTGGTTTAACTAGGTAAGGATCGAGGTTTTGTAAAGACAAGCCAGCCACGCGCAACTGAACAAAGGCTTCGCACAACTGGCGCTGGCTATCTCCTTTGCTACTGGCATTCAAGGCGATCGCTAAATGGGGTCGATCTTCGAGGATATTCTTCACCAGATTGGTCAGGATATTCCTGGGACCAATTTCGACAAAGAAATATCCCCCGGCTGCGTAAATATTTTCAACTTCCTGCTTAAAATGCACAGGATTGACAATATGTGCAGCTAAGGTTTGTCCGATGGTATGGGAATTGTCTGGATAAAGATTTCCGGTTGTATTGGAGTATACCGGGATTTTCGGCTGATTGAAAGTAACGCGATCCAGCACCTCTGCAAACCGTTTTTGAGCGTGAGCGACAAACGGTGAATGGAAAGCTGCGGAAACGGGTAGTAAAACAACCGAATACCCAAGCTGCTCCAATTTTTGCTGGACTTTGGCGATTTCTCCCTTCGCCCCCGCTAATACCACCTGATTGTTAGAGTTCCAGTTGGCAATGGTGATTTTGGGGAAATTCTCGACAACTTCTTTGACTTTATAAATATCCCCTTTCACCGCCAGCATCATGCCGGTATCAACTTTTGGATCGTCGGGGAATGCCATCGCTTGACCTCTGGCTTTGACGAGGAAAAAGTAATCTTCGTCATTCAGAACGCCCGCCGCCCATAGTGCTGTCAGTTCCCCGAAGCTGTGCCCTGCCACATAATCAGGCTTGAACCCTGCCTCTTCTATAATCTTGTAGAGACCAAAACTCAAGGCACCAATTGCGGGTTGGGCATTTTCGGTCTGTTGTAATGCCGCAATTTGGGCATCCTTTTGGGCGTTGTCAAAAACAGGACACGGGAAAACGACTTGGGAAATCGGTGGCAACCCATTCTTGCCCAGGTATTTGTCCATATCGCTGTAAGCTTGGCGAAGCTGAGGGAAGTTAAGGACAAGTTCCTTACCCATCTCCAAATACTGCGAACCTTGCCCCGAAAACAGCGCCACTACCTTCCCTTGGGGGTTCAGGCTAGTTTTGCGGTAATAGATTCCTTTGGGATGCTCCCACGATTGGGCTTGCTGTTTGTTTTTCAGTAAGTCAATCGTAATCTGCAATAATTCACGCGCTTCTGCGGCAGAGGTGGCGACAAATCCCACTCTGGCTGAGACAACGGGAATTTTTAAACTCGCAGCGCTGACAAGTTCTGTGTAATGTTGTGTGCCGCGATCGCTTGCTAATTGCGACTCTAGGGTTTCACACTTCGCCAATAATTCTCCTACTGTTGGAGCATCCAGCAGAATGGTCGCTGGCGTACTGTGTAAACGATAAGCCTGTTGATGTTCCCTTTGATATTCTTCGAGGACGACATGATAATTCGTGCCTCCAAAGCCAAACGCACTGACCCCTGCTCTTCTTGGCGTTTCATCATCAATGCCAAGCCAGGGTCTGGTTTCGGTATTCAAATAGAAGGGTGAGTCTTCTATTTTAAGTTTAGGGTTGGGTTGGGTAACATTAATCGTCGGGGGTAATATCTTATGGTGCAAAGCCAAAGCCGTTTTGATCAGGCTGGCTGCACCTGCTGTTGCTTTGGTATGTCCAATCTGAGACTTAACGCTCCCCAAGGCAATATGTTGTTTTTGGGAGTTGTTTTGGCTAAAAACTTCATTTAAGCCTGCAAACTCTGTCGGATCGCCAGCGACGGTTCCTGTACCATGAGCTTCAATCAGACCGACTGTTGAGGGTGCAAATCCAGCATCTTCATAAGCTCGACGCAACGCTACGGCTTGCCCTTCCGAACGAGGAGCATAAATGCTCTTAGATTTGCCATCGCTGGAGGTGCCCATTCCCTTGATGACGGCATAAATGCGATCGCCATCTCGTTCGGCATCTTCAAGCCGCTTGAGAACCATCATTCCCATGCCTTCACCCAACAGCATCCCGTCGGAATTTATATCGAAGGGACGAGAATTCCCTTCTTTAGAAAAGGCAGGCGTTTTACTAAAGCACATATACATGAAGATCGAATTGTCGGCATCCACACCGCCCGCGATCATCATGTCGCTACGATACTCGGTCAATTCACTCAAAGCCATCCGCAGGGCGCTTAATGACCCGGCACAGGCTGCATCTACAACACAGTTAATTCCTCCTAAATCTAGGCGGTTGGCAATTCGTCCGGCAATCACGTTCCCCAACATGCCCGGAAAAGAATTTTCCTCCCAGCCGATATAGGCAAGTTTTATCTTCTCAATAATCTTTTGGGTATCTTCGTCAGATACACCACTGTTTTTAAGAACCTTCTCCCAAACGGGATATTGCAAACGGGCAGTTAGCGGCGTAATTAGTTTCTGCCCGCCCCCTACGCCCAGAATGACGCCTGTGCCTTTCCGATTAAAATCTCTGGATTCACCGTAACCAGCGTCTTCCATTGCCTGTTTGGCAACTACCAACGAGAGCATTTGGGCGACATCTGTCACCTCTAGAATATTGGGAGGCAACCCAAATTCCATCGGATCAAAATCAATATCCGGGATGAATCCGCCTCGTTTGCAATAAGTCTTATCCGGTGCCTTGGGATCTGGATCGTAGTAGTCCTCAATCCGCCAGCGTGAGGGAGGAACATCAGAGATGCAATCGGTTTTTGTAATGATATTTTCCCAATACTCTTCTAGAGTCCTGGCTTGCGGAAAAATGCAACCCATTCCGATAATCGCCACTGGTGTTTGTTGCAGTTGCCGCTTAATTTTGTTGTTTATCAATGATTTATCAGACTTCATTCCTCAACCTGACGCTAGTGACGTTCCTGGTTCAAAGGGTTATGATACCAAGTTATTCCGCTTTAGTGTAGTTGTATATCCACTCAATTTAAACCTGTGGAAGTTTGCTGTTTATTTTCACACGAGTGGGTACACCCAGCTTCATATTCTCAGCTTGGGCGAAAGCTTTGTAGGCTGCACGGAGATAGGCAAAATCAGGAATTTAAATAATAGCAATTTCAGTCCCTTGAAGCAAGTTAACTATTTTAACAAATTTTCTTGTGCTTGAGATTTTATGTTATAATGACTTGATTTTTTGAGTTCTCTGCCAAGCCTTGGGTACAGGGTATAAAG
It includes:
- a CDS encoding type I polyketide synthase; translated protein: MKSDKSLINNKIKRQLQQTPVAIIGMGCIFPQARTLEEYWENIITKTDCISDVPPSRWRIEDYYDPDPKAPDKTYCKRGGFIPDIDFDPMEFGLPPNILEVTDVAQMLSLVVAKQAMEDAGYGESRDFNRKGTGVILGVGGGQKLITPLTARLQYPVWEKVLKNSGVSDEDTQKIIEKIKLAYIGWEENSFPGMLGNVIAGRIANRLDLGGINCVVDAACAGSLSALRMALSELTEYRSDMMIAGGVDADNSIFMYMCFSKTPAFSKEGNSRPFDINSDGMLLGEGMGMMVLKRLEDAERDGDRIYAVIKGMGTSSDGKSKSIYAPRSEGQAVALRRAYEDAGFAPSTVGLIEAHGTGTVAGDPTEFAGLNEVFSQNNSQKQHIALGSVKSQIGHTKATAGAASLIKTALALHHKILPPTINVTQPNPKLKIEDSPFYLNTETRPWLGIDDETPRRAGVSAFGFGGTNYHVVLEEYQREHQQAYRLHSTPATILLDAPTVGELLAKCETLESQLASDRGTQHYTELVSAASLKIPVVSARVGFVATSAAEARELLQITIDLLKNKQQAQSWEHPKGIYYRKTSLNPQGKVVALFSGQGSQYLEMGKELVLNFPQLRQAYSDMDKYLGKNGLPPISQVVFPCPVFDNAQKDAQIAALQQTENAQPAIGALSFGLYKIIEEAGFKPDYVAGHSFGELTALWAAGVLNDEDYFFLVKARGQAMAFPDDPKVDTGMMLAVKGDIYKVKEVVENFPKITIANWNSNNQVVLAGAKGEIAKVQQKLEQLGYSVVLLPVSAAFHSPFVAHAQKRFAEVLDRVTFNQPKIPVYSNTTGNLYPDNSHTIGQTLAAHIVNPVHFKQEVENIYAAGGYFFVEIGPRNILTNLVKNILEDRPHLAIALNASSKGDSQRQLCEAFVQLRVAGLSLQNLDPYLVKPKASNSQQKKRLNVPLNGANYVSEKTKAAFEQALQNGHQIKGNPERENRNGKLTQEPKKSLAPKPTPHIAPIPSPKPVIPVPVIPQVKMPEPIPVPPATKSEAQPMPQSSVNNQGLLESLERNMMRFHEHQAASQQVHEQYLKNQLEYSQRFFQLMQQHYSLLGAGNGANGSVVNGQASLAPVRNLEQGQNGQGISDKLQYSVVAPTTPAVVPMPVPDAVLASVPVSQPVSSNGSQPAQALQVEASLQNQIAQAEQVEVAPSVIETTSSPSVTAPSVDLTPLIESLLEVVSEKTGYPTEMLELSMDMEADLGIDSIKRVEILGAMQELFPDLPPVNPEQLAELRTLAQIVEYMGNKAPSTEVEVSAPAAAVSAKAENGFVSQEKANALIQSLLEVVSEKTGYPTEMLELSMDMEADLGIDSIKRVEILGAMQELFPDLPPVNPEQLAELRTLAQIVEYMSQESRVAEKKT